GTATTCTTGTAAAGTGTGTGTTACAATAAAACTACAATGCATCTTCCGTCCCATTTATTgtcatattttttattatattattattattttttataaacatcatgtttttaattcttttttatttttttaagatttaataactattaattcagtaatacacaaaattttgataaactaaaaaaattaaaatacataaaaaatgagattttttatgaattttctactgtattttttaattttctattatatattacttttttaaactattatatTTAGTTTttactgaattaatagttattagatcttaaaaaaaataaaaaagaattaaaacatgatgtttatgaagaagaaatagtaatataataaaaaatggggcaGAGAATAGCACAGGATgtgagacagaagatccgttgcgaaaGAAAACCTCTGTAGATAACAAATGACAAGGCTCCAAATATACTAGTCCTTTTTTCGCAAGTACTCCTAATGGGTTCCGCTAATACCtgttgatttttttgtttttttttttttttgtggtcaaATGCTAATACCTGTTGATTAAGTGAAGATAGATGTATATGAAACTTGGAAAAAGAGAAACCTTTCAGattaagaaagaaataaaagaaagaactTAGGAACCCCAAGTTCAAGACAAGTCTCATGCTGGTAATTAGTAATGAAAACCATGCATAGTTAAGTTTCATGGTTAATGTTCGCAGTCAAGaaaatttgattaaatcaaGTAGATTTTGCTAACTTTTACTTCGGTTTTCATCACAGGTACTAGTACCTTTTAATTAATACCAAGTAGATTTTACacattatttttgaaaaataaatgccatataatatattattagagTCAATGGGGGCAAGGGGAAAATCCgggtttaaagaaaaaataaaataaaatgaagccAACGGTGGACATGCCGTTAGTGCTTACTCCGCGGGTCTGGGTGGATCGAGCTCATAACATGATTTAATGGTCAGGCTACCGCGGCCTTTCCAAAATAAAAGCAGACTAGTCTTGCATCGGTGTGAAGCTCCCAAAACCACCACCACGCAGGCAACAACCATCCCAGTTCCATGGAACACTCGACTAAGAGagctttccaaacaaggccACTACCAACAAAGCCTCACTGTCTATCGCAAAATGCTCCGTTCCGGGGCCGCCCCAAATGCTTTCACCTTCCCCTTCACACTCAAGTCCTGCGCCGCACTTTCGATTCCCATCACCGGCACACAACTTCACTCTCACGTCACCAAGACCGGGTGCTTGTGTGAACCCTTTGTCCTAACCGCATTGATTTCTATGTACGCAAAATGCCTTCTAAGTGAAGACGCTTATAAGGTGTTCGACGAAAATCCACTGTGTAAGAAGCTGACTGTCTGTTACAATGCTTTGATTGCTGGGTACGTTCAGAATTCAAATCTTTTAAATGGGGTCTCGTTGTTTCGCGAGATGAGGCGAATGGGTGTCTCAGTTAATGCAGTCACAATGGTAGGATTGGCCTCAGGGTGCACCAATCCGTTGCATATGAGTTTGGGAATGTCTCTACATTGTTTGAGTTTGAAGAGCGGTTTTGGCAATGACTTGGCTGCTGAGAATTGTTTACTTTCAATGTACGTCAAATGTGAGTCAATACAACTTGCTAGAAAGCTGTTTGATGACATTCCTGGGAAGGGTTTGATCACTTGGAATGCAATGATATCTGGATATGCACAAAATGGGCTTGGTACCCATGCTTTGGATCTTTATTATGAGATGGAATCATCAGGTATAAGCCCCAATGCTGTCACGTTTGTTGGGGTTTTATCATCTTGTGCTAACCTTGGCGCTCGGAGAATTGGTCAGGAAGTTGAGCAAAAGATATCGAACTTGGGACTTGGATTTAATCTTTTTTTGAAGAATGCACTGATTAACATGCATGCTAGATGTGGTAATTTAGTCAGAGCTCGTGCCATTTTTGATGAAATGCATGAGAAAAGTTTAGTATCTTGGACAGCTATTATTGGTGGTTATGGCATGCATGGGCTGGGAGATATTGCCGTGGAGCTTTTTGATGAGATGATTAGGACTGGCATTCTGCCTGATGGACCAGTGTTTGTGACTGTATTGTCTGCCTGTAGTCATGCCGGATTGACCAACAAGGGCCTGGGTTATTTTGCTGCAATGCAGAGGGATTATGGTGTCAAGCCTAGTATAGAGCATTACGCTTGTGTCGTGGATCTTTTAGGTCGGGCAGGTCGACTCGAGGATGCTCGTAAACTTATTGACTCAATGCCTGTGGAACCCGATGGAGCTGTATGGGGTGCCCTTCTTGGCGCTTGCAAGATTCATAAGAATGTCGACTTAGCAGAATTAGCTTTCCATGAAGTTGTCAAACTTGAACCAACGAACATTGGTTATTATGTGCTACTGTCTAACATGTACACTGAAGCTGAGAATCTTTCTGGTGTCTTGAGAATCCGGTTGATGATGAGAGAACGGAAGCTTAAAAAAGATCCGGGCTGTAGCTATATTGAGTTCAAAGGGAAGATTCACCTCTTTGTGGCTGGGGATAGAAGTCATTCTCAGTCAGATGAAATACATTCAATGTTGAGCAAGTTACAAGATCTTATTAAGGAACTTGATGTGACAAAGAAATATAATGATGAGAAATCGGATAGGGAACTTTCAACTGGTGTGGGAGTGCACAGTGAAAGGTTGGCAATTGCATTTGCATTACTGAATACTGAAATCGGGGTTGACATTCTTGTGATAAAAAACTTGAGGATGTGTGGTGACTGTCACTTGTTCATTAAGATGGTAAGCAACATTGTGGACCGTCAGTTTGTGGTAAGGGATGCTACTCGTTTCCATCATTTTAGAGGTGGAGCTTGTTCCTGTAATGACTACTGGTAAGACCAGAAATTCGGAGTAAGATGGCTTATCAGAGGAGGACATGATTTCATCACAcctaaaggaaaaagagaatttTGCCTTGAGGTCAAAGAGATTGAGCCTTAAGGTAAAAAAGAATGAGCCCTCGGATTGGCCTTGGCTACTTTGAAGCACAATGTGGCTGCAGAAGTTATTTTCTGAAGAACTACGTTGATGAATTAGTTTAAGGAACAAGTTATTTTGTGACTGCGATTTTATGTGTTTTTGAAGCATCCACCAAAGGCTGATGTGGCAGTTGTTGAAGGTTTATCAGGAGATTTGGATAAATGCACAATCGAATATGATGCTTCTGCATAGGGTGATTGATTGCAAAAAGTTTTATTGGTATGCCATGTTGTATCTGTGATTCGTTAAAGGTACATCAGGTTTCAATGGTTGTACATTGCATAGTGCAGGATTTTATGTCAACCACAACAGAAGAACCACCTTTCTGGAGTTGAGAACAGGTTAACCACAGAATGGATACAAACAAGCTTGCTAGGTTTACGGTGTTGTTTTGCAACTTAAACTGATGTGGAAAATGAGGTTCTTTTACAGGGAAATTCCAAATAAAGATGTTTACACCATCATGGTGAAGGCAAAAGAACTCAGAATTTCTGAACCATAATAGATTCCATGAACAATACAATCACAATAGACACAGAAAGAAGCTAAAGCATTGCTAACCTTAATTGCCTACAAGTCAAGATTATCTCCGTGGTTAGGAAAGAATATAGATTGATGGCTTTAAGCATCACTGTTCCCATCTTTTGATGAAACTGGAAGTCCCTGGTAAAGGCGGGACTGGACTAAGTGTTGATCCTTTctatccaaaaattaaattgctGTCACACAATGTGGTGCATAACATCCACTCTGTCAAATTACCACCAAAATGATATCTCGCATCATCAAAATGAGAATCTCAACTTAGCCACTAATAATCACAACTGCTGCTGTTCCTGAAACGCATTCATCGTGAACGAAGGGAATTGTCTTCCATACTGTCAGTTTCGTAGGAGTAATCTGTATGCCTAAAAGGTGAATTACACTTAAATGGATCAATTCACTTTGCATTTATAACGAATCAAAACTGTAGGAAGACATTCGCACCTTGAATGGAAGAATCCTTTTTGGTACAAATGGCAGCATAATGAGAACCAGCCAAATCCATAAGTACAAACTTCCAATCACTTGTAAGGTCCATGGAGTCATCAAAAGAATCCACCACTATTTCAGAAGCCTAGAAGCAAAATGTAATTAGTGAATGAAGCAATACATCTGACAATGAGAGGACATATACAGTAATTAGCTCAACATAATTCGTAACAAATAAGTCCTAAATCCTAGCTACAACCAGAGGCATAGGAAAGTAGTTTTTAGTTGAGGTATCAAGGAATGGAGAACCTGAGGTACTCACAATTAAGTTGCAGATGTGTatgataaaagataaaaatcaggGAATCACATCTAGTTGAGCATCTTCAGCTTTTCACCAGCCTCCCCTCAAAATTCATCCTTcctgttatttattttttttcagaaaaatgGAGCACAAACTgtctattttttgtttctttagaTTCAGAAGTAAACTTGAACCTCAATATTTCCTTCTTACCAAGTCAAATTGGTGGATTAGCTTAAGTACCATGCAAAATATTTACAGTGGTTCCAATCAACAGAAGGGAAGTGGTTTAATGACTGGTTGATGGAGTTGTGCATGCCATTGGCATCAGATGAGGGAGTtccacaattttttttatttaatatcaATAATGTCGTCATGCATGTGCATATATTTCAGCTCAGCTCCTGTGGAAATTAGAACGAGAGAAAAGTAATGATTTAACTCATGGTACTAAAAATGTGTGTTCCAGCCATAGTTTGATCTCTGTTCTCAAAGGCAAGACTTATTATCAGGCCATGGTTACACAGACAGCAACTGGTTGGATAACTTTAATTGCAAAATGTCACCATCTGAAAAAGCAGTCTAAGGCTCTGGCTCTCCATAAAAAAGTCCAAACGATTTCAATATTTCTGGCATACCTCAAAATTGGAATTTCCTGCAAAGCTTCCTTTATTAGCAGACCTAATTCGAATTGTGAAAGTCTTGAATGGTGCATCTGAAAAGCCTCGTCCCAATGCTTTGACATATGCTTCCTGGAAAATATTTGACCTTCAGAAATAAGTAGGCACaagcttatttgaatttatttaagCAACTGGGAAAAAAAGTACTTATGTGCCCCATAAATCTCCAACTTCAATCAAGTAGCAGCAGGTGGGATATGAATCATTAATATTCAAAAGTTCAAAACTATCTGACCTTGAGAGTCCACAATTTTATAAACTCCTGCTGCTGAAGTTGGGGGTCTGAAATAGCGGACAACACTTGAACTTCATGTTTTGAAAAATATCGTTGAGCAAAGGACATGACATTATGCTTCAGTCTTCGATTCTTCTTTTCCACATCAATACCAATCTGAAGTGGCAAGTGAATTCAAATGAACTTAAACCAAAAACAACAGCAAAAGgatgcaaaattttaaaaactcaGACAAGCACAATCTATTAATTGAGACCGAGAATCCTAACAGGAGAGTCGACTGTGACTCCGCAGGCTATCAAAGACGAAGTGTGTGAGATGTTGAAATGCAGTGGCAGTGGACGCCATTGTTCGCAGTGTTGCCAATCCACCTAACAACATAACATTTTCCAGAAAAGCTTTTAATGGCAATTCGACTTTAACAACAACACATACACTGAAACTAGCACAGTGTACACTCACACAGAGAAGGAATCATAACAAACCTCTGGTTTCCCATGTACGTTCTTAATAAACTTCAACGATCGTGGACTAACATGAGAATTTATCTGATCTAGTACAAAAACCAAATCATTCAAGCTATAACATAAAATCTTTGCCACCTAAATATAAAACTAACagataaaaaaagatgaaaagaaaGAATGTCCAGCTAaacaacagaaaaaaaaaatgatcaaagCTACGTACATCTGGCAATGGTAGTCCGAACCAAAGCACGAGCCAGCAGAGCTCTTTTTCTGAGCTCCTCGTCGCGCATTTCGAAAACTATTTCTTTCTCGCATGGGGATAGAATTTCGGCGTACTGATTTAATAATGATTGGGATTGCACTTCGCTGGGTATTATATACCATAGATGAGCCTCCCTGAACAACAATCATTTTAACAGGATCAAAAATTTTCAAGATTCTATCCAATCTCGTACGACATTAATTTTGAAACAACAtcgaaaaaaaattaataaaaagagagttgatGGATCGTGCATTGGAGATGGGAGTTGAATTCGAGGCAAATTCGCAGAAGAATTGAACAATTGTTTGCCCAAGCACTGAAATTTCATTCTGGAGGTCGATTTACGACGTAGAGATGATGCGAGGAAGTATTTAAGTGAGAACTATTGAGCAATTCATGAACAGTTCCCaattcgaaaccctaattagATCACACAGTAAGCAGATGTAGCAGAAAAGGTTTTATGCTTGGACGTCGTCGTTTCCTAGGCAGTAATTCACCATAGGAACGCGCTTGTCGTCGGGGAAACCAAGAACGTTCCGGCCTTGCGATCTTCTCCCAGGATGGGCCTCATGACATTGGGCCAATGAGAGCTGTTTCTGAGATCAACTTAGGACTGCTGTTTTTGGGCTTTTTCTAGGTTGGCGGTAGAGATTTTCGATATTTCTGAGAGTTGTAGCCCTGCAATGGAAATGGCCTTGGGCCTCTTTTTATGGACCGGAAAAATGAAACGAAGATATGTT
The Coffea arabica cultivar ET-39 chromosome 6c, Coffea Arabica ET-39 HiFi, whole genome shotgun sequence genome window above contains:
- the LOC113692259 gene encoding putative pentatricopeptide repeat-containing protein At3g11460, mitochondrial, producing MVRLPRPFQNKSRLVLHRCEAPKTTTTQATTIPVPWNTRLRELSKQGHYQQSLTVYRKMLRSGAAPNAFTFPFTLKSCAALSIPITGTQLHSHVTKTGCLCEPFVLTALISMYAKCLLSEDAYKVFDENPLCKKLTVCYNALIAGYVQNSNLLNGVSLFREMRRMGVSVNAVTMVGLASGCTNPLHMSLGMSLHCLSLKSGFGNDLAAENCLLSMYVKCESIQLARKLFDDIPGKGLITWNAMISGYAQNGLGTHALDLYYEMESSGISPNAVTFVGVLSSCANLGARRIGQEVEQKISNLGLGFNLFLKNALINMHARCGNLVRARAIFDEMHEKSLVSWTAIIGGYGMHGLGDIAVELFDEMIRTGILPDGPVFVTVLSACSHAGLTNKGLGYFAAMQRDYGVKPSIEHYACVVDLLGRAGRLEDARKLIDSMPVEPDGAVWGALLGACKIHKNVDLAELAFHEVVKLEPTNIGYYVLLSNMYTEAENLSGVLRIRLMMRERKLKKDPGCSYIEFKGKIHLFVAGDRSHSQSDEIHSMLSKLQDLIKELDVTKKYNDEKSDRELSTGVGVHSERLAIAFALLNTEIGVDILVIKNLRMCGDCHLFIKMVSNIVDRQFVVRDATRFHHFRGGACSCNDYW
- the LOC113691749 gene encoding uncharacterized protein, with the protein product MKFQCLGKQLFNSSANLPRIQLPSPMEAHLWYIIPSEVQSQSLLNQYAEILSPCEKEIVFEMRDEELRKRALLARALVRTTIARYQINSHVSPRSLKFIKNVHGKPEVDWQHCEQWRPLPLHFNISHTSSLIACGVTVDSPIGIDVEKKNRRLKHNVMSFAQRYFSKHEVQVLSAISDPQLQQQEFIKLWTLKEAYVKALGRGFSDAPFKTFTIRIRSANKGSFAGNSNFEASEIVVDSFDDSMDLTSDWKFVLMDLAGSHYAAICTKKDSSIQGIQITPTKLTVWKTIPFVHDECVSGTAAVVIISG